Proteins encoded in a region of the Magallana gigas chromosome 8, xbMagGiga1.1, whole genome shotgun sequence genome:
- the LOC105342939 gene encoding GRIP and coiled-coil domain-containing protein 2 isoform X2: protein MADHPPEGGTPMEAEGGAKSPAASKLDNLSRDDLTKFVKKQMLLLQKTRAKCDELAKKVTQLESQKEGSGENDDPDNLTNLKTKVKELEEEKQEMLTAYNAVQTSQELAASKLQEMEERLTNVNRDKDEVFKELNLSKREKKELEDQVECMRMKDETLNSSLHFMQQEQSQLTEENNKLKEQVTVLSDARDVVMKKLKAMKQYQVKSQADFEEQIQQLTEGKQQLSTLIETLEKEKQEAVDLATEKDNQMKTLTEEVDKLKSSVEERGEQAPQEDNKEEMVQQVEKLESLCKELREENQSLEQRLREQSVEVEKFKAEVTKKEELLVHSSAEVEGLKSDLSFVTEELKKSQELCTSEQRFKEDLQNEIDNLEFQIHELMNDKEDESQKEAAIQKEATEKPKSKVQETAAKKNGKPSPRGSGAIPKTTDIKKRLQQIAREKEQLEQEMKKVLAKDESLSYEISELQEEKEMLRNDVQQMNEQLGEWEHMMHMLQEDKNRMMQELDEADAKEKRILGELDNVREVLGMEKRKERKVKEDDEEEEVVDDNDDDVFEADSGPGIVVTELEKVKVKLSELVSQNNQLKQDLDSAYASKGDSTVEIQSAKRELATVICEKESIEREKESLSVIIKLAQEKEQDLSEENSNLKGVIEQNEEEKTELRNKIQELQKDISERESEKQQLLKAAEDSRETCQEMEERVKERQTYTEELENQILEMSNNLAEARKKHEQFIAKMEVEGESNTSVLQSEISDLKSSIEELEKEVEEKKQEVEEVKGQRSELERKFLDVSEELKCLKELFEVCEKEKSDLVTQVENLCRVQSEKEDISSKYESLQTNLNAIETEKSQMIETISQLTKEKEDKDSLIEKYLENAKENEQQIETLKNELQLLTRNAEKVVQESESEENEIVQKLNSEIERLKGELSDAQKELEDLQERYRSNECEITELNTRLKEKDAQNSELKALLDETSAKVETLNGEISSQKQLKDELQKTVEQNTNEIDELRSCLQKTEMERDEKLKVVEQLQSNLETTDSEKVENVKEVEHLKLSLKNAEEERDEKMKEIENLRNSLHSAESDRDGLKELSERFEEVKGQNDKLLEEVKFLTEDYGKSKDESDILKEDIKRLSEEISSIRSEKDSLSSLLENLKCDKEEIEGTLSQKSEECQKLCAEKSAKETELEQLQNQLDESVKTFQELQIKYDESEKEKTSFGAEIQGLKNELDELTQQKAVVDGSLNELKAQISGKSSEENSMLQEIQNKIEIIQSLEENKIKMEAMNKELQSECENLNSSMEEKSKCVQDLLSKLDQAEKDLESQNTANKEQAELENNLRSELSALSEKMAELQNVNSELNTQLQEIRGKETETKQQSEDSTEENKSLQQKLKEKEDMYNKLKSLAMKSKKEAGQLKSKYDELMKEKSEAIKKCEELQHQLSALESSQSSNSEVTRSFQLLQEKYDKLELDFDSKTKESESYRHDLEKVISELAQVKETAASSKEDKGQLTKEMDRLKGEVKKQEGVIAELKGKLSSAEKEKEAYRIQKEEVLKDKQQVQVKLQESEERMKKEGEKHKSVVAGLQGQVQEIQRQLEHAKQEANQSSMMDLEIADYERTVQALNNKIRERDAAITDLKSEVERLEEKAKALKEQIDAVEEQRVQAEDRASKLKQMLVKTKKELSDAKKVETEQRSSDAQLRGQLEGLNQQVEESKMQMGELAAEKEKLQEKLRSLTDSNQRTIRSLEGRIQTLQDDLEVTRSEMKAVQSEYDGYKVRVHSVLKQQKKGSQESAISESEKMERERLEKAVEQLKNKIQDLSDKLKTAETDMDIQQEENSHLLGRYNKLLTDLQEKDSVHKRRLEDVNHEKTLLMKEQKETIHQLNLQNETLALSFKDQIQSLQEDQSRAINMLQMQIDSLERENTRLQRELQQQMSKVISVRSTAVTERQSPISSAMELVVHDIRHEERQEGEGSEIVDPEPCSKGIMRPSPLPLDKLLSTGPEDTVHSKELTELEVETLKENLSTAHKRIEHLTELSSENEATVMRLEEQAKILKEEIRRLERNQQREKEAANMEYLKNILLKFLSLKVGDERQQLVPVLTTMLKLSPEEKTTLDAAAQGEDNSANQPQQQQQQGGGWGSYLHRWSGLV from the exons ATGGCA gATCATCCACCTGAGGGTGGAACGCCAATGGAGGCAGAAGGTGGGGCTAAAAGTCCAGCAGCCTCCAAG CTGGACAATTTGTCTCGAGATGATCTGACAAAATTTGTCAAGAAGCAGATGCTCCTTTTGCAGAAAACCAGGGCAAAGTGTGATG AGCTTGCAAAAAAGGTGACACAGTTGGAGTCTCAGAAAGAAGGTAGTGGGGAGAATGATGATCCGGATAATTTGACG AATCTGAAAACAAAAGTCAAGGAACTGGAGGAAGAAAAGCAGGAAATGTTGACGGCGTACAATGCTGTACAAACCTCACAGGAGCTGGCGGCCAGTAAACTCCAG GAAATGGAAGAGAGGCTGACCAATGTAAACAGAGACAAAGATGAAGTCTTCAAAGAGTTGAACCTCTCCAAGAGAGAGAAGAAG GAGCTTGAGGACCAGGTGGAGTGTATGAGGATGAAGGACGAGACACTCAACTCCTCGCTACACTTCATGCAGCAGGAACAGAGCCAGCTTACTGAGGAAAATAAC AAACTGAAGGAACAAGTGACAGTGCTTTCAGATGCTAGGGATGTTGTGATGAAGAAACTGAAAGCCATGAAACAGTACCAAGTCAAGAGCCAGGCCGATTTTGAGGAGCAAATTCAGCAGTTGACGGAAGGAAAGCAACAGTTATCCACCCTGATCGAGACTTTGGAGAAAGAAAAGCAGGAGGCAGTGGATCTAGCTACAGAGAAGGACAACCAGATGAAAACTTTGACCGAGGAGGTGGATAAACTCAAATCCTCAGTGGAAGAGAGAGGTGAACAGGCACCACAGGAAGATAACAAAGAGGAGATGGTGCAGCAAGTAGAGAAGCTGGAATCACTTTGTAAGGAGCTCAGAGAGGAGAATCAGAGTTTGGAGCAGAGGCTGAGGGAACAGAGTGTAGAGGTTGAGAAGTTCAAGGCAGAGGTGACGAAGAAGGAGGAACTGTTGGTCCACTCCTCAGCAGAAGTCGAGGGGTTGAAATCAGACTTGAGTTTTGTCACTGAAGAATTGAAGAAATCTCAAGAGCTCTGTACAAGTGAACAGAGGTTTAAGGAGGATCTACAgaatgaaattgataatttggaATTCCAGATTCATGAGCTCATGAATGACAAAGAAGATGAATCTCAGAAAGAGGCTGCCATTCAGAAAGAGGCTACAGAGAAACCTAAGAGCAAGGTTCAAGAGACTGCAGCAAAAAAGAATGGAAAGCCTAGTCCAAGAGGAAGTGGGGCTATTCCTAAAACTACTGACATTAAAAAGAGGCTGCAGCAGATTGCAAGGGAGAAAGAACAGTTGGAGCAAGAGATGAAGAAAGTTTTGGCAAAAGATGAAAGTCTGTCTTATGAGATCAGTGAACTACAAGAAGAGAAGGAGATGCTGAGGAATGATGTACAACAGATGAATGAGCAGCTGGGAGAATGGGAACACATGATGCACATGCTGCAGGAAGACAAGAACAGAATGATGCAGGAACTGGACGAAGCAGATGCCAAGGAGAAGAGGATTCTGGGAGAACTAGACAATGTGAGGGAGGTACTTGGAATGGAGAAACGGAAAGAGAGGAAGGTGAAAGAGGATGATGAGGAAGAGGAAGTGGtcgatgataatgatgatgatgtgtTTGAAGCTGATAGTGGCCCGGGGATTGTTGTCACTGAGCTGGAGAAAGTAAAAGTGAAACTTAGTGAACTTGTATCTCAGAATAATCAGCTAAAGCAGGATTTAGATAGTGCATATGCCAGTAAGGGTGACAGTACTGTTGAAATCCAGTCTGCCAAAAGAGAGCTAGCTACAGTAATATGTGAGAAAGAATCTATTGAGAGAGAAAAGGAATCATTGTCTGTGATTATCAAATTGGCTCAAGAAAAGGAGCAGGATCTCTCAGAGGAAAATAGTAACCTTAAAGGGGTTATAGAACAGAATGAGGAGGAGAAAACAGAGCTCAGAAATAAAATCCAAGAACTGCAGAAGGACATCAGTGAGAGGGAGAGTGAAAAACAGCAGTTATTGAAGGCAGCAGAAGATTCCAGAGAAACTTGTCAAGAAATGGAGGAAAGAGTAAAGGAGAGGCAAACTTACACAGAGGAGCTTGAAAACCAGATTCTGGAAATGTCAAACAATTTGGCAGAAGCCAGGAAGAAACATGAGCAGTTCATAGCAAAGATGGAGGTAGAAGGAGAATCCAACACGTCAGTGCTGCAATCAGAAATCTCAGATCTGAAGTCAAGCATTGAGGAGTTGGAAAAGGAAGTGGAAGAAAAGAAACAGGAAGTGGAAGAAGtgaaaggtcaaaggtcagaGTTAGAAAGAAAATTCCTGGATGTGTCTGAAGAGTTAAAATGTCTGAAAGAATTGTTTGAAGTGTGTGAAAAGGAGAAATCAGACTTGGTTACTCAGGTTGAGAACTTGTGCAGAGTACAATCGGAGAAAGAAGACATATCAAGTAAATATGAAAGTTTACAGACAAACTTGAATGCAATTGAAACAGAAAAATCCCAAATGATTGAAACAATCAGTCAACTGACTAAGGAAAAAGAAGACAAGGATTCATTGATAGAAAAGTATTTAGAGAATGCTAAAGAGAATGAACAGCAGATTGAGACTCTAAAGAATGAACTTCAGTTGTTGACTCGGAATGCTGAAAAAGTTGTACAAGAGAGCGAAAGTGAAGAGAATGAAATAGTTCAGAAActtaacagtgaaattgaaagaTTGAAGGGTGAATTGTCAGATGCTCAAAAAGAGTTGGAAGATCTCCAGGAAAGATACAGAAGCAATGAGTGTGAGATAACAGAACTCAATACCAGGCTGAAGGAAAAGGATGCTCAGAATTCTGAACTGAAAGCTTTGTTGGATGAAACATCTGCAAAGGTTGAAACTCTGAATGGAGAAATATCTAGTCAAAAACAACTCAAAGATGAACTACAAAAGACCGTGGAAcagaatacaaatgaaattgatGAACTGAGGTCTTGTTTGCAGAAGACAGAGATGGAAAGAGATGAGAAATTAAAAGTGGTAGAGCAGTTACAGAGTAATCTAGAAACAACTGATTCTGAAAAGGTGGAAAATGTGAAGGAGGTTGAACATTTGAAGTTGTCTTTGAAGAATGCAGAGGAAGAAAGAGATGAGAAAATGAAGGAAATCGAAAACTTGAGAAACAGTTTACATTCTGCGGAATCAGATAGGGATGGACTGAAGGAACTCAGTGAAAGGTTTGAAGAAGTGAAGGGTCAAAATGATAAACTTTTAGAAGAAGTGAAATTCTTGACAGAAGATTATGGAAAATCTAAAGATGAAAGTGATATTCTGAAGGAAGATATTAAGAGACTATCAGAGGAAATCAGTAGTATTAGAAGCGAAAAAGACAGTCTATCCTCACTTTTGGAGAATCTAAAATGTGATAAAGAGGAGATAGAAGGTACGCTATCTCAAAAGTCTGAGGAATGTCAAAAACTGTGTGCTGAGAAAAGTGCCAAGGAGACTGAGCTCGAACAATTGCAAAATCAACTCGACGAAAGTGTGAAAACATTCCAGGAGTTACAGATTAAATATGatgaaagtgaaaaagaaaagaCTTCTTTTGGAGCAGAAATCCAAGGACTTAAAAATGAGTTGGATGAATTGACACAACAAAAAGCTGTGGTCGATGGTTCTCTAAATGAGCTAAAAGCTCAGATTTCAGGAAAATCTTCTGAAGAGAACTCAATGTTACAGGAAATTCagaataaaattgaaatcattCAATCGttagaagaaaataaaatcaaaatggaagCCATGAATAAAGAACTTCAAAGTGaatgtgaaaatttaaataGTTCAATGGAGGAGAAATCCAAGTGTGTTCAGGATTTGTTGTCAAAATTAGACCAGGCAGAAAAAGACCTTGAATCTCAAAATACAGCTAACAAAGAACAGGCTGAGTTAGAAAACAATCTCAGGAGTGAGTTATCTGCCCTTAGTGAGAAGATGGCAGAGTTACAGAATGTGAACAGTGAATTAAATACACAGCTCCAGGAGATTAGAGGCAAGGAGACGGAAACAAAGCAACAGTCAGAG GACTCAACTGAAGAGAATAAAAGTTTGCAGCAGAAGCTGAAGGAGAAGGAGGACATGTACAACAAGCTCAAGTCTCTGGCCATGAAGAGCAAGAAAGAGGCGGGTCAGCTCAAGTCCAAG TATGACGAGTTGATGAAAGAGAAGAGCGAAGCCATTAAGAAATGTGAAGAGCTGCAGCACCAATTGTCTGCCCTTGAAAGTTCCCAGAGTTCAAACTCGGAAGTGACACGGAGCTTCCAG CTTTTGCAAGAAAAGTATGATAAGCTGGAGTTGGATTTTGACTCAAAAACAAAGGAGTCAGAGAGTTACAGACACGACCTTGAGAAAGTCATCTCAGAGCTGGCTCAGGTCAAGGAGACAGCTGCCTCCAGTAAAGAGGACAAAGGTCAACTTACAAAAGAGATGGACAGGTTGAAAGGAGAGGTCAAG AAACAAGAAGGGGTCATTGCGGAATTGAAAGGAAAGCTGTCATCTGCTGAGAAAGAAAAAGAGGCATACAGAATTCAGAAAGAAGAAGTGCTGAAGGACAAGCAACAG GTGCAAGTCAAACTTCAAGAATCAGAGGAAAGGATGAAGAAGGAAGGAGAGAAGCACAAGAGTGTGGTGGCTGGTCTACAGGGGCAGGTCCAGGAAATCCAGAGACAGTTAGAGCATGCCAAacag GAGGCCAATCAGAGCAGTATGATGGACCTGGAGATAGCTGACTACGAGAGAACTGTCCAAGCCCTGAACAACAAGATCAGGGAGAGGGACGCTGCCATCACTGACCTGAAATCAGAGGTGGAGAGACTGGAAGAGAAAGCAAAGGCCCTCAAAGAGCAGATAG ATGCTGTTGAGGAGCAGCGAGTGCAGGCAGAGGACAGAGCGAGCAAACTGAAGCAGATGTTGGTCAAAACCAAGAAAGAGTTGTCAGATGCCAAGAAAGTG GAAACAGAGCAGAGATCATCAGACGCTCAGTTACGTGGTCAGTTAGAGGGACTGAACCAACAG GTGGAGGAGAGCAAG ATGCAGATGGGAGAGTTGGCTGCTGAGAAGGAGAAGTTACAGGAGAAGCTTCGCTCACTGACTGACTCGAACCAGCGTACCATCCGCTCTCTGGAGGGGCGGATCCAGACGCTTCAGGATGACCTAGAGGTCACCCGAAGTGAGATGAAAGCTGTCCAGTCGGAGTACGACGGATACAAA GTGAGAGTACACAGCGTCCTAAAACAGCAGAAGAAAGGGAGTCAGGAGTCGGCCATCAGTGAGAGCGAGAAGATGGAGAG agAGAGACTGGAGAAGGCTGTTGAACAACTGAAGAACAAAATCCAGGACCTAAG TGATAAATTGAAGACAGCCGAGACAGATATGGATATACAACAGGAAGAGAACAGCCATTTACTGGGCCGGTACAACAAACTGCTGACAGACCTCCAGGAGAAGGACAGCGTCCATAAAAGGAG ACTAGAAGATGTGAACCATGAGAAGACCCTGCTGATGAAGGAACAGAAGGAGACCATTCATCAGCTCAACCTACAGAATGAAACACTCGCACTCTCGTTCAAG GATCAGATACAGTCCCTTCAGGAGGACCAGAGTCGGGCCATCAACATGCTTCAGATGCAGATTGATTCACTGGAACGTGAAAACACTCGCCTACAGAGGGAGCTTCAGCAGCAAATGTCAAAGGTCATCAGTGTAAGGTCAACTGCAGTCACTGAGCGACAGAGTCCCATCTCCTCGGCAATGGAGTTAGTGGTTCACGACATCCGGCACGAAGAGCGACAAGAAGGGGAG gGGTCAGAAATTGTAGATCCCGAGCCTTGTTCAAAG GGAATTATGAGGCCGTCTCCTTTACCACTTGACAAATTACTGTCCACAGGACCAGAAGATACAG TTCATTCTAAAGAGTTGACAGAACTAGAGGTGGAGACACTGAAAGAGAACCTGTCCACAGCTCACAAACGTATAGAACATCTCACGGAG TTGTCAAGTGAAAATGAGGCTACAGTAATGCGATTGGAGGAGCAGGCAAAAATCCTGAAAGAAGAAATTCGTCGATTGGAGCGGAATCAGCAACGTGAAAAAGAGGCTGCCAACATGGAGTACCTCAAGAATATTCTCCTGAAG